ATATGGGATCTTTAATATTCTTATAGTCTGTACTTCTTTGTTGCATTCTGtttttttctgttttatatACTCAATGGAGAGGGTCCCTGGGTTTTTCTTCTTATCTGTTAAACAGCTTCTAATTTGTTGACATTGTAGGTGGCCGTAGGGAAGATGACTGGACTTGCCCTAGCTGTGGGAATGTCAACTTCTCCTTCAGAACTACGTGCAATATGCGCAACTGTACTCAGTCCAGGCCTGCAGATCACAACTCAGTAAGATATCAACTACTTTCTTAATTTAGTTTGATGTGTATACTGTTACATTTTGTTAGTAACTTGTGCTGTTTGTTTCTGTAATTTAGCCTCCACCCATGTAGTAAATTGTTGTGCAAAGCTTGTTTGTGTATGTACAGACATCAGTTATCTGATTTCTTTTGAAAGATGGTTTTATATTTATAGCATTGTGGAATTTAGGACAGGGTTTGGCAGTGCCCATAATAGTATTATGAAGTTTGTGCCTCTCCTTATGCTTTCAGTACTGTGCTCAAGACGTTGGAtttattgaatttgatttttctcTTGCTAATGAAAGAtgaaaatcctttttttttaactagtaTCAAGAAACAACGTCAGAAATGAGTGAAATTCACTGTAGGCTTGGTTTAAAAGGATTGTTACTTCTCCAAAGAGTTGGGCTGGGCAGGCTCAGTTAAAAGTCATATTTCCCAGTCCAAGTTATCATGGGCCCAACTTTTGCTTGAACCGTTCCAACCCTCACATTTGACACCTGCCCTCAGCAAGATGAAAATCCTTTTTTCTAACAAGTATCAAGAGAAAACGCCAGAAATGAGTGAAATTCACTGTAGGCTTGGTTTAAAAGGATTGTTACTTCTCCAAAGAGTTGGGCTGGGCAGGCTCAGTTAAAAGTCATATTTCCCAGTCCAAGTTATCATGGGCCCAACTTTTGCTTGAACTGTTCCAACCCTCACATTTGACACCTACCCTCAGCAAGATGAAAATCCTTTTTTCTAACAAGTATCAAGAAAAAACGTCAGAAATGAGTGAAATTCACTGTAGGCTTGGTTTAAAAGGATTGTTACTTTCTCCAAAGAGTTGGGCTGGGCAGGCTCAGTTAAAAGTCATATTTCCCAGCCCAAGTTATCATGGGCCCAACTTTTGCTTGAACCGTTCCAACCCTCACATTTGACACCTACCTCTTAGTATAAATATTAGCTTATAAGAATCATGCTAGAATTGCTATGTGATTGAACAGGTGAAACTATTGTTGTTACTTTCTTCAGTTGTTGACATTAACTAGAGGTGTTTCAACTTTAATTATGCATGCAGTTACGGTCTTACGGAGTGCTGGAGTATAATTTTAAGATGTATCTTGGGTTATCCTGGAATAGTTTTATTGTGGATGCATAGAATATGATGTAATGAATAAAAGTGGTGTCGAGGATGgagatataatttgaaattttacatGACCACACAATCATAATATCTAAGAGGATATATTCCTCAACTCATGTTGACCGAACATATTTATATGGTGTTTGTGTCCTTAAATCTTAATTAGGTGAAATATTCCTCTAGTATGATCTCGTTGACAGTTTAACTTTCTAGTCTGACTGTATCATGTGTGCTCATTGCCCATCAATTGTCTTGAAATTATAGTGCTACGAGATTTTGACAAATCTGCAAATCTTCTATCCTTTTACTGGTATTCCGTAGCCTTGATTTAGTTTCTCTTGCTAATAGCGCTCTGCTTTTGTAGAAATCTGCAGTTAGGCCCATGCATGCTCCACAGAGCTATTCACCCTCAGCTGCATATGTTGGGTCTGGTGCTCCCTCTTCAATGTATATGGGTGTAGCACCATATGGTGGTTCTTTGTTCAATGGACCATCCATGCCAGCCTATGACGTTCCCTTTGCTGGAGGTTCTGCTTATCATTACAATTTTGGGAGCCGCCTTTCTGGGGGGAGCCCGTACCGCCCGGTACATCTCTCCGCTCCACCTCCTTACACTGGTGGGATGGGAAATGGTATGTATTCTTAATCTCAAccaattttaagttttaaaaaaatgaagaatgcTGCTTGCATGTTTATATTTTGGTAATGTAGTGCAGTTTCCAGGTCATTAACATATTGCATAATATAGTGTTCATTTTGTCCATTCCTATTTTGTGTTAATGTCATCCATCCAAACAGCAGTATTCAGTCAAATATAGTTTCAGTTGTTCCATAATGATGTTGTGACTGTACCTTTCTGGCTTACAGGTGGGATGTATGGTGTGCCACCACTAATGGACCGATATGGTGTAGCATTGCCAATGGCCCCTGCTGCCATGGTAGGGTTAAGTTTCAGCTTTTCCTTGGACATAATTGTCTTGTTTTAGTATACTAGACAGTCGGCATTAAGTTTTAGTTTTTTACATTTTAACTGGCTACTTTGTGTTTCTTTAAACACCACCTAAAATTTCTCCCTTCCCCATCATCTTTGACTCAATAGACTCATTTTTTAAATCTCTCTCAATAAAGATAGATGTGATCACCCTTGCAGACATGCTTATCACACTATGCATAATGGTTTTCTGCTCAGTCACGAAGTACTTGGGTAATTTTAATTCTTATTGCAGGCACCGAGGCCAGGATTTTATCCTGATGATAATTCTCAAAAGAAAGGTGAGAGTTCtgcagtatatatatatatattctatttgtGTATTCTGAATTAATTTCATGGCATCTGTACTTATTACCTTCTTTTCTATAAATTTCCCAGATGGAACACGTGATAATGACTGGACATGTCCCAAGTGTGGCAATGTCAACTTTTCGTTTAGAACAGTTTGTAACATGAGGAAGTGCAACACTCCAAAGCCTGGTTCTCAGGTTTGACTTGCTGACACGTCCCCCAGGATTTACACTTAATAATAATAGATGATTTGTTTCCTTTCTAATATCCAGCACCAACTTTCTAACTATTTTGAATGAAGCTCAGTTTATCTTGGATTTAAAATGTTGGGAGtgtctcatttttttaaaaaagatttgctattaagagtctCTGTATGTGCTAAGTTTACATTagatttgattttgaaattcaagttGGCCTCTTCATTGTCTTCCTGCTTTTTAAAAATCTCGAAGTTATTTTGAAACTACATTCTGATTTCTTGATGTATTTGTATTTAAGCAGGTTCCCAAACCGGTGAAGAACACTAGTAAGTTTTCAGTCTCTAGCATGCTGCTGCCTTTTACTAATTATCATTAACATTCTAACAACTTCCTTTTATCAGAAC
This DNA window, taken from Solanum lycopersicum chromosome 5, SLM_r2.1, encodes the following:
- the LOC101245545 gene encoding Ran BP2/NZF zinc finger-like superfamily protein, whose protein sequence is MSQVDNRNSSAAKRARTDGGRREDDWTCPSCGNVNFSFRTTCNMRNCTQSRPADHNSKSAVRPMHAPQSYSPSAAYVGSGAPSSMYMGVAPYGGSLFNGPSMPAYDVPFAGGSAYHYNFGSRLSGGSPYRPVHLSAPPPYTGGMGNGGMYGVPPLMDRYGVALPMAPAAMAPRPGFYPDDNSQKKDGTRDNDWTCPKCGNVNFSFRTVCNMRKCNTPKPGSQVPKPVKNTKPDTPDGSWKCEKCNNINYPFRTKCNRQNCGAEKPSEAKKSPSQSADENDQ